In the Sarcophilus harrisii chromosome 3, mSarHar1.11, whole genome shotgun sequence genome, one interval contains:
- the SREK1IP1 gene encoding LOW QUALITY PROTEIN: protein SREK1IP1 (The sequence of the model RefSeq protein was modified relative to this genomic sequence to represent the inferred CDS: substituted 1 base at 1 genomic stop codon): MVLKSDSGYLGHLTFECHNFLQVDPKRYTVFNDSSRSNKVRGKEAEEFNKLQILPKKNTNKKDEKNHKKIKEKIKFKRSYSPSSIEENIFFKKERNLRRRKRKEKRKXNKTKNEKHHKKEQKKESFFF, from the coding sequence TGGCTATCTTGGTCACCTGACTTTTGAATGCCATAATTTTCTCCAAGTAGACCCCAAAAGATACACAGTTTTTAATGATAGCAGCAGAAGTAATAAAGTCAGGGGAAAAGAAGCTGAGGAATTCAATAAATTGCAGATATTacccaagaaaaatacaaataagaaagatgaaaaaaatcataaaaaaatcaaagagaaaattaaatttaaaaggtctTATTCCCCTAGttctattgaagaaaatattttttttaaaaaagagagaaatctcagaagaaggaaaagaaaagagaagaggaaataaaacaaaacaaaaaatgagaaacatcACAAGAAGGAGCAAaagaaggaaagtttttttttttaa